Proteins encoded together in one Chloroflexota bacterium window:
- the hflX gene encoding GTPase HflX — translation MLAAGGDLIPRDLIVTDEGPERGLLVGVEITSRPSPWPLEDSLDELEQLARTAGIEVVGRVTQRLDRPNPATFIGTGKVEELVGLRAALDADVVIFDDELSPRQQRELEKAFGDEIKILDRTALILDIFARHAHTREGALQVELAQYEYRLPRLTRAWTHLARQVGGSAGRGGIGGVGLRGPGETQLEVDRREISRRIAQLRRELEEVRRHRQLHRRRRRRAGLPVVAIVGYTNAGKSTLLNALSDANVVAADQLFATLDPTTRRVELPGGRQVLFTDTVGFIQKLPTQLVAAFRATLEEVTEADVLVHIVDITHKLALEQAATVEEILQDLGAADKPVVVALNKIDLVPDAEMVADALQIFPKAVTISALKGKGLDDLLARVEEALQESMIPVRVLLPYSEAELLHQLHERGSVEREEHTGEGTLLEGRVPVWLMGRLEDYRVD, via the coding sequence ATTCTCGCAGCAGGAGGTGATCTTATCCCTAGAGACCTGATCGTCACAGACGAAGGGCCCGAACGTGGACTATTGGTGGGCGTAGAGATCACAAGCCGGCCCTCCCCCTGGCCGTTAGAGGACTCGCTGGACGAGCTAGAACAGCTCGCCCGCACGGCCGGCATCGAGGTCGTCGGCCGGGTGACCCAACGACTGGATCGCCCGAACCCGGCTACCTTCATCGGAACCGGCAAGGTCGAGGAACTGGTCGGGCTGCGTGCGGCGCTGGATGCAGACGTCGTCATCTTCGACGACGAGCTCTCGCCACGGCAACAACGGGAGCTAGAGAAGGCCTTCGGTGACGAGATCAAGATCCTCGACCGCACGGCGCTGATCCTGGACATCTTCGCCCGCCACGCTCATACCCGGGAGGGCGCCCTTCAGGTGGAGCTGGCCCAATATGAGTACCGCCTGCCCCGCCTGACCCGGGCATGGACCCACCTGGCCCGTCAGGTAGGGGGCTCAGCCGGGCGAGGTGGCATCGGCGGCGTCGGGCTGCGCGGCCCCGGCGAGACCCAGTTGGAGGTCGACCGGCGGGAGATCAGCCGACGGATCGCCCAGCTCCGCCGGGAGCTGGAGGAAGTGCGGCGGCACCGTCAGCTGCACCGGCGCCGGCGGCGCCGGGCGGGGCTTCCCGTGGTCGCCATCGTCGGATACACCAACGCGGGCAAGTCGACGCTGCTCAACGCGCTGTCCGATGCCAACGTGGTGGCCGCCGACCAGCTCTTCGCCACGCTGGACCCGACGACCCGCAGGGTGGAGCTGCCGGGCGGGCGACAGGTGCTCTTCACCGATACCGTTGGCTTCATCCAAAAGCTGCCGACGCAGCTGGTAGCCGCCTTCCGGGCCACGCTGGAGGAGGTGACCGAGGCCGACGTACTCGTACATATAGTTGACATAACGCACAAGCTGGCGTTAGAACAGGCGGCCACAGTGGAGGAGATCCTCCAGGACCTGGGGGCGGCCGACAAACCGGTGGTCGTCGCGCTGAACAAGATCGACCTGGTGCCGGACGCGGAGATGGTCGCTGACGCCCTCCAGATCTTCCCCAAGGCGGTGACCATCTCCGCCTTGAAGGGAAAGGGCCTGGACGACCTGCTGGCCCGGGTGGAGGAGGCCTTGCAGGAGAGCATGATCCCCGTGCGGGTCCTGCTGCCGTACAGCGAGGCGGAGTTGCTACACCAACTGCATGAACGCGGCAGCGTGGAACGCGAGGAGCACACGGGGGAGGGGACGCTCCTGGAGGGCCGCGTGCCCGTGTGGCTGATGGGACGCTTAGAGGATTATCGGGTAGACTAG
- a CDS encoding DUF2283 domain-containing protein: protein MIFEYDAETDMLYIRLTHGTSTESEEITPGIVVDFDEQNCIVGIEIEDASKRVDLSRLELRGLPLTNLILGERALA, encoded by the coding sequence ATGATATTTGAATATGATGCGGAAACGGACATGTTGTACATCAGGTTGACGCACGGCACAAGCACTGAATCGGAAGAAATCACGCCTGGAATTGTCGTGGATTTCGACGAACAGAACTGCATCGTCGGCATCGAGATCGAGGACGCCAGCAAGCGAGTCGATCTATCCCGGCTTGAGCTGAGAGGGCTGCCGTTGACCAATCTTATTCTAGGCGAGAGAGCCCTCGCATAA
- a CDS encoding aminotransferase class I/II-fold pyridoxal phosphate-dependent enzyme — MRPAQRMNALPPYVFAKLAARINELRSQGMDVIRLDMGSPDLPPAPHIIEALERAARDPGKHGYPGFGGTPAFRKAVADYYAARFGVSVDPAKEVVALIGSKEGIANMALAWLDPGDLVLVPDPGYPTYRMGPRMVGAEVYFMPLLEENNFLPDLKAIPADVADRARMMWLNYPNNPTGAIAPMEFLEEAVAFCRQHDILLCHDAPYCDVCFDGYVAPSILQIPDAKDVVLEFNSLSKSHNMAGWRVGMAVGNPIAVEALGRIKSNIDSGIFLGIQEAAIAAMTGDQSWLEERNAVYQERRDIIVQALNEVGLAAEAPKASLYIWPKVPQGYTSAELATRLLEEIGVSMTPGTAFGEHGEGYLRISMGTPTDRVREAMERVRQFKL, encoded by the coding sequence ATGCGACCAGCCCAGAGAATGAACGCACTTCCGCCTTACGTATTCGCCAAGCTGGCGGCTCGCATCAACGAGCTGCGCAGCCAGGGGATGGACGTCATCCGGCTGGATATGGGTAGCCCGGATCTGCCCCCGGCGCCCCACATCATCGAGGCATTGGAGCGCGCCGCTCGCGATCCAGGTAAGCACGGATATCCCGGCTTCGGCGGCACGCCCGCCTTCCGCAAGGCGGTAGCCGACTATTACGCCGCCCGCTTTGGCGTAAGCGTGGATCCGGCTAAGGAGGTCGTCGCCCTCATCGGGTCGAAAGAGGGGATCGCCAATATGGCGCTGGCCTGGCTGGATCCCGGCGATCTGGTGCTCGTGCCCGATCCAGGATATCCCACCTACCGCATGGGGCCGCGCATGGTGGGGGCAGAGGTGTACTTTATGCCTCTGTTGGAGGAGAACAACTTCCTTCCCGATCTGAAGGCTATCCCGGCGGATGTGGCCGATCGCGCTCGGATGATGTGGCTGAACTACCCCAACAACCCGACGGGGGCCATCGCCCCGATGGAATTCCTGGAGGAGGCCGTGGCATTCTGCCGTCAGCACGACATCCTGCTCTGTCACGATGCGCCGTATTGCGACGTGTGCTTCGACGGCTACGTGGCTCCTTCCATCCTGCAGATTCCCGACGCCAAGGATGTGGTTCTGGAGTTCAACTCCCTGTCCAAGTCACACAACATGGCCGGGTGGCGCGTCGGCATGGCGGTCGGCAATCCTATTGCAGTGGAAGCGCTGGGCCGGATCAAGAGCAATATCGACTCCGGCATCTTTCTGGGCATTCAGGAGGCGGCCATCGCCGCCATGACCGGGGATCAGAGCTGGCTGGAGGAGCGCAACGCCGTCTATCAGGAGCGACGGGACATCATCGTGCAGGCGCTGAACGAGGTGGGCCTGGCGGCCGAGGCGCCCAAGGCAAGCCTCTACATATGGCCCAAGGTGCCCCAGGGATACACATCGGCGGAGCTGGCCACCCGGCTCCTGGAGGAGATCGGCGTCTCCATGACGCCCGGCACGGCCTTTGGTGAGCACGGCGAGGGCTACCTGCGCATCTCCATGGGGACGCCCACCGACCGGGTGCGAGAGGCGATGGAGCGCGTGCGCCAATTCAAACTATGA
- a CDS encoding M28 family peptidase — protein sequence MRQRRIEIVLLLALAGALAWFGWLGYDLVSPWVSSMIGRPQEEPRVFRGELALKHALYQCNLGPRPVNSEAHRQLQAYITEQLSQVGWEVERQPFTYQNTPGVNLIARPAREPKPDAPIALIGAHYDTRQRADRDPDPARRSEPVPGANDGASGVAVLLELARVVDLGRSPYRVRLAFFDAEDNGQLDGWEFIAGSTYMARQLTPEDRPSLVIVVDMIGDADQQIYMERNSDPELQETLWRIASQLGYGEFFIPQLKWSILDDHTPFLQAGIPAVDIIDFDYPYWHTVEDTCDKLSAESLERVGRTVEAFLEGED from the coding sequence TTGAGGCAAAGGCGGATTGAGATCGTCCTGCTGCTCGCACTGGCAGGCGCGCTGGCCTGGTTTGGCTGGTTAGGGTATGATCTCGTATCCCCTTGGGTCTCGTCCATGATCGGGCGGCCTCAGGAGGAGCCTCGAGTCTTTCGAGGGGAACTGGCCCTGAAGCATGCCCTGTATCAGTGTAACTTGGGCCCACGGCCGGTGAACAGCGAGGCGCATCGGCAGCTACAGGCATACATCACGGAGCAGTTGTCCCAGGTGGGGTGGGAGGTCGAGCGGCAGCCGTTTACATATCAGAACACTCCCGGCGTGAACCTGATCGCCCGGCCAGCCCGGGAACCCAAGCCCGATGCTCCCATTGCCTTGATCGGCGCGCACTATGACACCCGCCAGCGAGCCGACCGCGATCCGGACCCCGCGCGACGAAGCGAGCCCGTGCCAGGGGCCAACGATGGCGCCAGCGGCGTGGCCGTACTCCTCGAGCTGGCGCGTGTGGTCGATCTCGGCCGATCACCTTACCGGGTGCGCTTGGCCTTCTTCGATGCTGAGGACAACGGACAACTGGACGGCTGGGAGTTCATCGCCGGCTCCACGTATATGGCCAGACAGCTCACCCCTGAGGATCGCCCCTCGCTGGTGATCGTGGTGGACATGATCGGGGATGCCGACCAACAGATCTACATGGAGCGAAACTCGGACCCCGAGCTACAGGAGACTCTGTGGCGCATCGCCAGCCAACTGGGCTATGGGGAGTTTTTCATCCCTCAGCTGAAATGGTCTATACTAGATGACCACACGCCGTTCCTGCAAGCGGGGATCCCCGCCGTAGATATCATCGATTTCGACTATCCATACTGGCACACGGTGGAGGACACCTGCGACAAGCTCAGCGCGGAGAGCCTGGAACGCGTTGGACGCACAGTCGAGGCCTTCCTGGAAGGGGAGGATTGA
- a CDS encoding ribosome biogenesis GTPase Der produces the protein MKPIVALVGRPNVGKSTLFNRIIGERRAIVEDIPGTTRDRLYAETEWAGVPFVLVDTGGLELLDLSSQPNETTPEPLSVASADFIPAIRTQAQIAIDEADVIIFLVDVRDGVTPADMDVADLLRTTQKPVVLAVNKADNEAWERAAAEFWELGLGEPYPISALHGRGVGDLLDAVLGRFPQQLEEEEEEGVRIAIVGRPNVGKSSLLNALLRQERAIVSEIPGTTRDAIDTELEWEGEHIILIDTAGIRRRGRIERGVEYYSVLRALRAIERSDVVLLLIDASEGVTAQDTHVAGYVLEAGKGIVVLVNKWDLIEKDTYTMNTYTQQVRAALNFMDYVPVLFISAKTRQRVNQVIPTALRVHRERFVRLSTADLNRVLREAVTRHQPPSKKGKRLRFYYVTQTGVCPPTFVFFINDRELLHFSYERYLENVIRSFYPFEGTPIRLLFRDRDRPPRAGRRKRGGRRRQLEEGEGIDLSPPWDGSGGDDRDGSRSH, from the coding sequence ATGAAGCCGATTGTTGCTCTGGTAGGTCGCCCTAATGTGGGGAAATCGACGTTGTTTAACCGGATCATCGGGGAACGCCGGGCGATCGTCGAGGATATCCCGGGGACGACCCGGGATCGTTTGTATGCGGAGACGGAGTGGGCCGGCGTCCCGTTCGTTCTGGTGGATACGGGCGGTCTGGAATTGCTGGATCTCTCCTCTCAGCCCAATGAGACGACGCCCGAGCCGTTGTCCGTGGCGTCGGCGGATTTCATCCCCGCCATCCGCACGCAGGCTCAAATCGCCATCGATGAGGCGGATGTGATCATCTTTCTGGTCGACGTGCGCGATGGGGTTACGCCTGCGGACATGGACGTTGCGGATTTGTTGCGGACCACCCAAAAGCCAGTGGTCTTAGCTGTGAATAAGGCGGATAACGAGGCCTGGGAGAGGGCGGCGGCGGAATTCTGGGAGTTGGGGCTGGGAGAGCCTTATCCGATCTCCGCCCTTCACGGTCGTGGTGTGGGGGACCTCCTGGACGCCGTGCTGGGCCGTTTCCCTCAGCAGCTCGAGGAAGAGGAGGAAGAGGGGGTTCGCATAGCTATCGTGGGACGGCCCAATGTGGGGAAGTCCTCGCTTCTGAACGCCCTGTTGCGTCAAGAGCGTGCCATCGTCAGCGAGATCCCAGGCACGACCCGGGATGCCATTGATACCGAGTTGGAGTGGGAGGGAGAGCACATCATTTTGATCGACACAGCGGGGATCCGCCGCCGTGGTCGGATCGAGCGAGGAGTTGAGTATTACTCCGTGCTGCGGGCCCTTCGGGCGATCGAGCGTTCGGATGTCGTTTTGCTCCTGATCGATGCGAGCGAAGGCGTTACGGCCCAGGATACCCATGTGGCGGGATACGTGCTGGAGGCGGGAAAAGGGATCGTCGTGCTGGTGAACAAGTGGGACCTGATCGAGAAGGACACCTACACGATGAACACATATACGCAACAGGTGCGAGCAGCGCTGAATTTCATGGATTACGTGCCCGTCCTCTTCATCTCCGCCAAAACACGGCAGCGGGTGAATCAGGTGATCCCGACAGCGCTTCGTGTGCATCGAGAGCGTTTCGTGCGCCTTTCCACGGCGGACCTGAACCGGGTGCTGCGAGAGGCGGTCACGCGACATCAACCGCCGTCCAAGAAGGGGAAACGGCTGCGCTTTTATTACGTCACTCAGACCGGTGTTTGTCCTCCCACCTTCGTCTTCTTCATCAACGATCGGGAGCTGTTGCACTTCTCCTACGAGCGGTACCTGGAAAACGTGATCCGGTCATTCTATCCGTTTGAGGGGACGCCGATTCGGTTGCTGTTTCGCGACCGGGATCGACCTCCTCGAGCGGGGAGGCGTAAGCGGGGAGGTCGGCGGCGCCAGCTCGAGGAGGGGGAGGGGATCGACCTCTCCCCTCCCTGGGACGGTTCTGGTGGGGACGACCGAGACGGTTCGCGTAGTCACTAA
- a CDS encoding TIGR00159 family protein, which translates to MIDVFGILSRFSWQSVIDIALVAAIFYGLLRLFRGTQAVALLRGVLLVLLIITIVTSVLQLSAFEWLVRNSLPAILVSLPVIFQPELRRALERMGRTSTLFRWGNRESMAEQVTGYLVSAAMRLAEHRHGALIVLEGQTGLQDYIETGVMIDGIVSTQLLLTIFFPNTPLHDGAVIMRDNRIVAAKCVLPLSSRPSAEVQYGTRHRAALGITEQSDALAIVVSEETGTISVARNGRIVRRLDESRLERVIESFYRPERPWAREPRGAMA; encoded by the coding sequence TTGATCGACGTCTTTGGCATTCTCAGCCGTTTCTCGTGGCAGAGCGTGATCGATATCGCGCTCGTGGCGGCGATCTTTTACGGGTTGCTGCGGCTGTTTCGCGGCACGCAGGCCGTCGCCCTGCTGCGAGGCGTCCTCCTCGTCCTGCTGATTATCACCATCGTGACCAGCGTATTGCAGCTGAGCGCTTTCGAGTGGTTGGTGCGCAACTCGCTGCCCGCGATCCTGGTGTCTCTCCCGGTGATCTTCCAGCCGGAGCTGCGACGGGCGCTGGAGCGTATGGGGCGAACCAGCACCCTGTTCCGGTGGGGGAATCGGGAGTCCATGGCCGAGCAGGTCACCGGATATCTCGTGTCCGCCGCGATGCGGCTGGCCGAGCACCGACATGGCGCCCTGATCGTTTTGGAGGGCCAGACCGGTCTGCAGGATTACATCGAGACGGGGGTGATGATCGACGGGATCGTCTCAACGCAGCTTTTGCTCACGATCTTCTTCCCGAACACACCACTGCATGACGGTGCTGTCATCATGCGGGATAATCGGATCGTGGCGGCTAAATGTGTCCTGCCGCTCTCCAGCCGCCCCAGCGCGGAGGTTCAGTACGGCACTCGCCATCGAGCGGCCCTGGGGATCACGGAGCAGAGCGATGCTCTGGCGATCGTCGTCTCCGAGGAGACGGGGACGATCTCCGTCGCCCGCAATGGGCGTATCGTGCGCCGCTTGGATGAGAGCCGCCTGGAGCGGGTGATCGAATCCTTCTACCGACCTGAACGTCCTTGGGCGCGGGAGCCGCGGGGGGCGATGGCATGA
- the argF gene encoding ornithine carbamoyltransferase, with translation MQHFLSIADLTPEELWRILRLARELKDEWLAGGNRPLLRGKVLGLLFQKPSLRTRVSFHMGMIHLGGDAIYLSPQEIRLGERESVPDVARVLSRYVDGIMARVFAHAHVEQLAAHSRVPVINGLSDYNHPCQALADLLTIWERKGRLEGVRLAYVGDGNNVARSLAFAAALTGIHLVIASPEGYQLDEETVALARSLAERGGGQVTLTTDPLAAVRDADVIYTDVWTSMGQEAEAERRRQVFPPYQVNADLVSRARPDVIVMHCLPAHRGEEITDDVADGPHSVLFDQAENRLHAQKGLLVRLMAPAEG, from the coding sequence ATGCAACATTTTCTATCGATCGCTGATCTGACGCCGGAGGAATTGTGGAGAATCCTCCGGCTGGCGCGAGAGCTGAAAGACGAATGGCTCGCGGGGGGCAACCGGCCTCTTTTACGAGGGAAGGTTCTGGGATTGTTGTTCCAGAAGCCGTCCTTGCGGACGCGGGTGTCGTTCCACATGGGCATGATCCATCTGGGCGGGGACGCGATCTACCTTTCGCCGCAGGAGATCCGTCTGGGGGAGAGGGAGAGCGTTCCCGATGTGGCGCGTGTCCTGTCACGCTATGTGGATGGGATCATGGCGCGCGTGTTCGCTCATGCCCATGTGGAGCAACTGGCCGCTCACTCCCGGGTGCCTGTGATCAACGGGCTCTCCGATTATAACCACCCCTGTCAGGCGTTGGCGGATCTTCTCACGATCTGGGAGCGGAAGGGGCGTCTGGAAGGGGTTCGCCTGGCCTACGTGGGCGATGGGAACAACGTGGCTCGCTCGTTGGCTTTTGCCGCGGCGCTGACGGGGATTCATTTGGTGATCGCCTCGCCGGAAGGTTACCAGCTGGATGAGGAGACGGTGGCCCTCGCTCGCTCGCTGGCCGAGCGAGGGGGCGGACAGGTCACCCTCACCACGGATCCCCTCGCGGCGGTGCGGGATGCCGATGTGATCTATACGGATGTGTGGACGAGCATGGGACAGGAGGCGGAGGCGGAGCGCAGGCGTCAGGTGTTTCCCCCCTATCAGGTGAACGCCGATTTGGTGTCGCGGGCGCGGCCGGACGTGATCGTCATGCACTGCCTGCCGGCTCATCGCGGTGAGGAGATCACGGACGATGTGGCGGATGGTCCACACTCCGTGTTGTTCGATCAGGCAGAGAACCGGCTGCATGCGCAAAAAGGGCTATTGGTGCGTTTGATGGCGCCCGCAGAGGGGTAG
- a CDS encoding methyltransferase domain-containing protein encodes MSLWIWITLTIALIIVVALAYWHLIIAEGAYLGSGVVAYLYDRFARRYDDVKGFNQEDEHHFIARPLRLGLDLVGARRPWLLDVGTGTGRVPRALLADGEFPGHIVAVDRSLGMLQEAVRRLEGDERVSWLWLDASKLPFPDATFDAVSCVEALEFMPDPRGALAEMVRVLRPGGLMLLSNRVGWQARLLPGRTFHRSAFRQMLMDMGMAACEVRRWQVDYDWAFARKAGSALGSGGGECSLAECLLCPRCGARDWSVTSRFWRCNACGRQYGVRSGILLLAD; translated from the coding sequence GTGAGCCTGTGGATATGGATCACCCTGACGATCGCTCTGATCATCGTGGTTGCCCTGGCCTATTGGCATCTGATCATCGCCGAGGGTGCCTATCTGGGAAGTGGGGTTGTCGCCTACCTGTATGATCGGTTCGCCCGACGCTACGACGACGTCAAGGGCTTTAACCAGGAGGATGAGCACCACTTCATCGCCCGGCCGTTGCGTTTGGGGCTTGACCTGGTGGGGGCGCGCCGCCCATGGCTCCTGGATGTGGGCACCGGTACGGGGCGGGTGCCACGAGCGCTGCTCGCCGATGGCGAGTTCCCCGGGCACATCGTAGCTGTGGATCGCTCCCTGGGGATGCTCCAGGAGGCCGTCCGTCGGTTGGAAGGGGACGAGAGGGTCTCCTGGCTGTGGCTGGACGCCTCCAAGCTGCCGTTCCCAGACGCCACGTTTGACGCCGTAAGCTGCGTGGAGGCTTTGGAGTTCATGCCCGACCCTCGCGGGGCTCTGGCGGAGATGGTGCGGGTGCTGCGGCCCGGAGGACTCATGCTCCTCTCCAATCGAGTGGGGTGGCAGGCGCGCCTGTTGCCCGGCCGCACCTTCCACCGATCCGCCTTCCGCCAGATGTTGATGGACATGGGGATGGCGGCGTGCGAGGTTCGGCGCTGGCAGGTGGACTACGATTGGGCGTTCGCTCGCAAGGCGGGGTCTGCTCTTGGCTCGGGGGGAGGTGAGTGCTCCCTGGCTGAGTGCCTACTCTGCCCGCGCTGCGGCGCTCGAGATTGGTCCGTTACATCGCGTTTCTGGCGCTGTAACGCCTGCGGGCGCCAGTATGGGGTGCGATCTGGCATCCTGTTGCTGGCGGATTGA